A portion of the Hydractinia symbiolongicarpus strain clone_291-10 chromosome 10, HSymV2.1, whole genome shotgun sequence genome contains these proteins:
- the LOC130613024 gene encoding cingulin-like protein 1: protein MVPRNLFRRKMENVETVNKSGEEKTVLLRSNSSPSTQTILKDPERTGESDGLMKSTSQVDENSLTNQSNQNSYKFNTLKESKHILASFENEDFEAKLYHVERSFLFEQNNIIEKFEREKREIMEDSKEERLRMKRAYENEKTELLKEIERRDKMLVELSKVLKEESEKKLSKQREEILNSFKDKIELFTLIESKMKIFVDNLHKVMENNEIASQNWHEYNQLRKEFDTFSSIDLRNYGNVCSLLLDKTEENNSQCTCGKQTESTTSGTFDETSIQHELAQAYRKQKTELLKLFNSEKEEYDKKLSEEKHCFEKDVRLEYETRMSVERKAWQETIEDYEREISILKFERQQMDRNYCLGMDELKTEFEREKRMLHRSYSETHAEIKKSLELKSKALDL from the coding sequence ATGGTTCCTAGAAATCTCTTTCGCAGAAAGATGGAAAATGTCGAGACTGTAAACAAGAGTGGCGAGGAGAAAACGGTTTTACTCCGCAGCAACTCTTCTCCATCAACACAGACGATTTTAAAAGATCCAGAAAGGACTGGGGAGAGTGACGGGCTCATGAAATCAACATCACAGGTCGATGAAAACTCATTAACAAATCAAAGCAATCAAAATTCGTATAAATTTAACACtttgaaagaaagtaaacacatTTTGGCTTCCTTCGAAAATGAAGATTTCGAAGCCAAATTGTACCACGTCGAAAGAAGTTTTCTATTCGAACAAAACAACATTATTGAAAAATTCGAACGGGAAAAACGGGAGATAATGGAAGACTCCAAAGAGGAAAGGTTGCGCATGAAAAGAGCTTATGAAAACGAGAAAACAGAGTTATTGAAAGAGATAGAACGGCGCGACAAAATGTTGGTTGAACTTTCAAAAGTTTTGAAAGAAGAAAGTGAAAAGAAATTAAGTAAACAGCGAGAAGAAATTTTAAACTCATTCAAAGATAAAATAGAATTGTTTACATTGATAGAatcaaaaatgaagattttTGTTGATAATTTACACAAAGTAATGGAAAACAACGAAATCGCTTCTCAAAACTGGCACGAATATAATCAACTGCGCAAAGAATTCGATACATTCTCGTCCATAGATTTACGAAACTATGGAAACGTTTGCAGCTTGTTACTGGATAAAACGGAAGAAAATAACAGTCAATGTACATGTGGAAAGCAAACAGAGTCTACCACATCTGGTACGTTTGACGAAACGTCGATACAACATGAGCTCGCCCAGGCGTATCGAAAACAAAAAACTGAACTGCTGAAATTATTTAACTCCGAAAAGGAGGAATACGATAAAAAATTATCAGaagaaaaacattgttttgaGAAGGATGTGCGACTGGAGTATGAGACAAGAATGAGTGTTGAAAGGAAAGCTTGGCAAGAAACCATTGAAGATTACGAACGGGAAATctccattttgaaatttgaacgGCAACAAATGGACCGCAATTACTGTCTCGGAATGGATGAATTGAAAACAGAATTCGAACGAGAAAAACGCATGTTACACAGAAGTTATAGTGAAACACatgcagaaattaaaaaatctttggagTTAAAAAGTAAAGCGTTAGATCTGTAG